In the Grimontia kaedaensis genome, one interval contains:
- the trxA gene encoding thioredoxin TrxA — MSDKILQLTDDSFDADVINAAGPVLVDFWAEWCGPCKMIAPILDEIAEEYEGKVTIGKLNIDQNAGTPPKFGIRGIPTLLLFKDGGVAATKVGALSKTQLKEFLDANL, encoded by the coding sequence ATGAGCGACAAGATTTTGCAGCTGACCGACGACAGCTTCGACGCAGATGTTATCAATGCTGCAGGCCCTGTACTGGTTGATTTTTGGGCAGAGTGGTGTGGTCCTTGTAAGATGATCGCCCCGATTCTTGACGAGATCGCTGAAGAATACGAAGGGAAAGTCACTATTGGTAAACTGAATATCGACCAGAACGCAGGTACACCACCTAAGTTCGGTATCCGCGGTATTCCAACGCTGCTGCTGTTCAAAGACGGTGGCGTAGCGGCAACTAAGGTTGGCGCTCTGTCCAAAACTCAACTGAAAGAGTTCTTGGACGCAAACCTGTAA
- the rho gene encoding transcription termination factor Rho: MNLTELKNQAVSELVALGESMGLENLARLRKQDIIFAILKQHAKSGEDIFGNGVLEILQDGFGFLRSADSSYLAGPDDIYVSPSQIRRFNLRTGDTISGKIRPPKDGERYFALLKVNEVNHDKPDNARNKILFENLTPLHANERMVMERGNGSTEDITARVLDLASPIGKGQRGLIVAPPKAGKTMLLQNIAQSIAYNHPECELMVLLIDERPEEVTEMQRLVKGEVVASTFDEPASRHVQVAEMVIEKAKRLVEHKKDVVILLDSITRLARAYNTVVPSSGKVLTGGVDANALHRPKRFFGAARNVEEGGSLTIIATALVDTGSKMDEVIYEEFKGTGNMELHLSRKIAEKRVFPAIDFTRSGTRREELLTKPDELQKMWILRKIVHPMGEIEGMEFLIDKLAMTKTNDEFFEAMRRQKS; encoded by the coding sequence ATGAATCTTACCGAACTGAAGAATCAGGCCGTTTCTGAGCTTGTAGCCTTGGGCGAAAGCATGGGCCTTGAGAACCTTGCCCGCCTCCGTAAACAAGACATCATCTTTGCCATCCTTAAGCAGCACGCGAAAAGCGGCGAAGATATCTTTGGCAACGGTGTGCTAGAAATTCTTCAGGACGGTTTCGGCTTCCTGCGCAGCGCAGACAGTTCTTACCTGGCAGGCCCGGATGACATCTACGTGTCGCCAAGCCAGATTCGCCGTTTCAACCTGCGTACCGGTGACACCATTTCAGGCAAAATTCGTCCACCGAAAGACGGTGAGCGTTACTTCGCACTGTTGAAAGTGAACGAAGTTAACCACGACAAGCCTGACAATGCGCGTAACAAGATCCTGTTTGAAAACCTGACCCCACTGCACGCCAACGAGCGTATGGTGATGGAGCGTGGTAACGGTTCAACCGAAGACATCACAGCACGTGTGCTGGACTTGGCATCGCCAATCGGTAAAGGTCAGCGTGGTCTGATTGTGGCACCGCCAAAAGCGGGTAAAACCATGCTGCTTCAAAATATTGCGCAGAGCATTGCCTACAATCACCCTGAGTGTGAGCTGATGGTACTTCTTATCGACGAACGTCCGGAAGAAGTGACCGAGATGCAGCGTCTGGTTAAAGGTGAAGTGGTTGCTTCAACCTTCGACGAGCCAGCAAGCCGTCACGTACAGGTTGCTGAAATGGTGATCGAGAAGGCCAAGCGTCTGGTAGAGCACAAGAAAGACGTGGTTATCCTGCTGGATTCCATCACCCGTCTGGCACGTGCATACAACACCGTGGTACCAAGCTCAGGCAAAGTACTGACCGGTGGTGTGGATGCTAACGCACTGCACCGTCCGAAGCGTTTCTTCGGTGCGGCACGTAACGTAGAAGAGGGCGGCAGCCTGACAATCATCGCCACAGCACTGGTTGATACCGGTTCTAAGATGGATGAAGTTATCTACGAAGAATTCAAAGGTACAGGTAACATGGAATTGCACCTGTCCCGTAAGATTGCGGAGAAGCGAGTTTTCCCTGCTATCGACTTCACCCGTTCAGGCACACGTCGCGAAGAGTTGTTGACCAAGCCTGACGAGCTTCAGAAGATGTGGATCCTGCGCAAGATTGTTCACCCGATGGGCGAAATCGAAGGCATGGAGTTCCTGATCGACAAGTTGGCAATGACCAAAACCAACGACGAGTTCTTCGAAGCCATGCGTCGTCAAAAATCATAA
- the ubiD gene encoding 4-hydroxy-3-polyprenylbenzoate decarboxylase: MKFTDLRVFIDHLESVGELKRISHPVSPDQEMTEIADRVLRAGGPALLFENPVGYDMPVLANLFGTPKRVAIGMGRSEVKELREVGKLLAYLKEPEPPKGFKDAIEKLPVFRQVLNMPAKRLRKAPCQEVVWQGDEVDLDKVPVMSCWPGDVAPLLTWGLTITRGPNKKRQNLGIYRQQKIGKNKVIMRWLAHRGGALDLREWMETHPDKPFPISVAYGADPATILGAVTPVPDTLSEYAFAGLLRGSKTEVVKSLSNDLDVPASAEIVMEGYIDPNEFADEGPYGDHTGYYNEVERHHVFTVTHVTMRQKPIYHSTYTGRPPDEPAVLGVALNEVFVPILQKQFPEIVDFYLPPEGCSYRAAVVTMKKQYPGHAKRVMMGVWSFLRQFMYTKYVIVCDEDVDARDWHSVAHAMTTRMDPVRDTLMIEHTPIDSLDFASPVVGLGSKMGLDVTKKWEAELSGYANDDARVADSEEIESRVAALKAAHSELTDIYLPPEAHANGMVMATIKKQAVGDGPRIIEAIWNSLGEVADVKFVMVFDEEDVNIRDWNDVIWAITTRMDPARDTLLRANAQDEESQALRPGSKMGLDATNKWPGESVREWGTPISKDPLTVANVDEMWDKLGL; encoded by the coding sequence ATGAAATTTACTGACTTACGCGTGTTTATCGACCACCTGGAATCTGTGGGCGAGCTTAAACGCATCTCTCATCCTGTTAGCCCAGATCAGGAAATGACCGAAATTGCCGACCGTGTTCTACGTGCCGGTGGTCCTGCACTCCTATTCGAAAACCCTGTCGGCTACGACATGCCCGTATTGGCAAACCTGTTTGGCACGCCGAAGCGCGTGGCAATAGGGATGGGACGCTCAGAAGTTAAAGAGCTGCGCGAAGTTGGCAAGTTGCTGGCTTACCTGAAAGAGCCAGAACCACCAAAAGGCTTCAAAGACGCCATTGAAAAGCTGCCTGTATTCCGCCAGGTGCTAAACATGCCCGCAAAGCGTCTTCGCAAAGCGCCGTGTCAGGAAGTGGTGTGGCAGGGCGATGAGGTCGACCTCGATAAGGTGCCAGTGATGAGCTGCTGGCCGGGTGATGTCGCACCATTGCTGACCTGGGGGTTAACCATCACACGCGGTCCCAACAAAAAGCGTCAGAATCTTGGAATTTACCGCCAACAGAAAATCGGTAAGAACAAAGTCATTATGCGTTGGCTGGCACACCGTGGTGGGGCGCTTGACCTGCGTGAGTGGATGGAAACCCATCCAGATAAGCCATTTCCGATTTCAGTCGCTTACGGTGCGGACCCAGCGACCATTCTCGGCGCGGTGACCCCGGTGCCGGACACCCTGTCTGAATACGCGTTTGCTGGCCTATTGCGTGGCAGTAAAACCGAAGTGGTGAAAAGCCTGAGTAACGATTTGGATGTACCCGCGAGCGCGGAAATTGTGATGGAAGGCTACATCGACCCGAATGAGTTTGCGGATGAAGGCCCTTACGGCGACCATACCGGTTACTACAACGAGGTTGAACGCCATCACGTGTTTACTGTGACTCATGTGACTATGCGCCAGAAGCCGATTTACCACAGCACATACACCGGGCGTCCGCCAGATGAACCTGCCGTTTTGGGTGTGGCACTGAACGAAGTGTTTGTGCCTATCTTGCAAAAGCAGTTCCCGGAGATTGTTGATTTCTATCTGCCGCCGGAAGGTTGCTCCTACCGTGCTGCAGTAGTGACCATGAAGAAGCAGTACCCAGGTCATGCCAAGCGCGTGATGATGGGCGTGTGGTCATTCCTTCGTCAGTTTATGTACACCAAGTATGTGATTGTTTGTGATGAAGACGTGGACGCGCGCGACTGGCACAGTGTGGCTCATGCGATGACGACCCGCATGGATCCGGTGCGCGATACCCTGATGATTGAGCATACCCCGATTGATTCCTTGGACTTCGCATCTCCTGTTGTTGGCTTGGGCTCGAAAATGGGTCTGGATGTCACCAAGAAGTGGGAAGCTGAGCTTTCAGGTTATGCTAATGACGACGCACGTGTTGCGGACAGCGAAGAGATTGAATCCCGCGTTGCGGCTCTTAAAGCAGCACACAGTGAATTGACAGATATCTACCTGCCGCCGGAAGCCCATGCCAACGGCATGGTGATGGCGACCATCAAGAAACAGGCGGTTGGTGATGGCCCACGAATCATTGAAGCGATTTGGAATTCGCTTGGGGAAGTGGCGGATGTGAAGTTTGTGATGGTGTTTGATGAGGAAGACGTCAACATCCGCGACTGGAACGATGTAATTTGGGCAATAACCACCCGAATGGATCCTGCTCGTGATACCCTGTTGCGCGCAAACGCGCAGGACGAAGAGTCACAGGCTCTGCGTCCGGGGTCTAAAATGGGATTAGATGCGACCAACAAATGGCCGGGTGAATCGGTTCGTGAGTGGGGAACGCCCATCAGCAAAGACCCGCTAACCGTCGCGAATGTAGATGAAATGTGGGATAAACTGGGTCTCTAG
- a CDS encoding 2Fe-2S iron-sulfur cluster-binding protein, translating into MYAVHLMPAGTQFTVSGHQTLLQGALDAGVPFPNRCQIGACASCLCRLVEGEVRYHLEPMLTEQEKQQGWIFACQAIPCSDLVVSFEESDDY; encoded by the coding sequence ATGTATGCGGTACACCTGATGCCTGCCGGAACGCAATTTACCGTATCCGGACACCAGACATTATTACAAGGCGCGCTCGACGCAGGGGTACCTTTTCCTAACCGTTGCCAGATTGGGGCTTGTGCAAGCTGCCTGTGTCGGCTGGTTGAAGGCGAGGTGAGATATCATCTCGAACCAATGCTGACTGAACAGGAAAAACAACAAGGCTGGATCTTTGCCTGTCAGGCCATTCCATGCAGTGATCTGGTGGTTAGTTTTGAGGAAAGCGATGATTATTAA
- the fre gene encoding NAD(P)H-flavin reductase, whose product MIIKCEVTSVSSLTNNTYRILLKPEQPVTYKAGQYLLAVMGEKDKRPFSIASSPCRQNGHELELHIGAAEENAYAMDVVKAAQATLEKGDNSFVIEAPHGDAWLHEENQRPLVLIAGGTGFSYVRSMVDHCLSQNFAQPIFLYWGGRDASQLYANDEMEALALKNSHLTYIPVVENAPEVWNGKTGNVLEAVMEDFVSLSAYDVYIAGRFEMAGAAREMFCNERGAERDHLFADAYAFL is encoded by the coding sequence ATGATTATTAAATGTGAAGTTACGTCAGTGTCGTCACTGACCAATAACACCTATCGAATTTTATTGAAGCCTGAACAGCCAGTGACCTACAAAGCAGGTCAATATCTATTGGCGGTGATGGGCGAGAAAGATAAGCGCCCGTTCTCGATTGCCAGCAGTCCATGTCGCCAGAATGGCCATGAGTTAGAACTGCACATCGGTGCGGCAGAAGAAAACGCTTACGCGATGGACGTGGTGAAAGCCGCTCAAGCCACGCTGGAAAAAGGCGATAACTCATTTGTTATCGAAGCGCCACACGGTGATGCCTGGTTGCACGAGGAAAACCAGCGCCCGCTGGTCTTGATCGCGGGCGGTACAGGGTTCTCCTATGTGCGCAGCATGGTTGACCATTGCCTGAGCCAGAATTTCGCGCAGCCAATCTTCCTGTACTGGGGCGGCCGCGACGCGAGCCAGCTTTACGCCAATGACGAAATGGAAGCGCTGGCACTGAAAAACAGCCACCTGACCTACATTCCGGTAGTTGAAAATGCGCCGGAAGTTTGGAATGGCAAAACAGGCAATGTGCTGGAAGCGGTGATGGAAGATTTCGTTTCACTGTCGGCTTACGATGTCTACATCGCAGGTCGATTTGAAATGGCGGGCGCGGCACGCGAGATGTTCTGTAACGAGCGTGGCGCAGAACGAGACCACCTTTTCGCGGACGCTTATGCCTTCCTGTAA
- a CDS encoding carboxylate/amino acid/amine transporter yields MGYLSFVTLLWAFSFSLIGVYLAGQVDAWFSVVTRVALAALVFLPFLRLKGVPKTLMLKLMSIGGIQLGLMYCFYYQSFLYLSVPEVLLFTVFTPVYVTLTYDLLNRRFSPWYLMTAALAVLGAVVIKFSSVNPNFMLGFTIVQGANLCFAIGQVGYKVVMERAEIEVPQRTVFGLFYLGALCVALPAFLLLGSTDKLPTTNLQWGILIYLGTIASGLGYFLWNKGATLVNAGALAVLNNVLVPAGIIVNVLIWNRDADLMTLAFGGVVILASLWLNETWVKKKIDATA; encoded by the coding sequence ATGGGGTATTTATCGTTTGTCACCCTGCTATGGGCTTTTTCATTCAGTTTGATTGGCGTGTATCTCGCCGGACAGGTTGACGCTTGGTTTTCGGTTGTCACCCGTGTGGCACTGGCTGCGCTTGTCTTTCTACCGTTCTTGCGTCTGAAAGGTGTACCCAAAACACTGATGTTGAAACTGATGTCCATTGGTGGCATTCAGCTTGGCTTGATGTACTGCTTTTACTACCAGTCTTTCCTCTACCTCTCTGTACCGGAAGTCCTGCTGTTTACGGTTTTCACACCGGTTTATGTCACTCTCACCTATGACTTACTGAACCGTCGTTTCTCGCCTTGGTATTTGATGACAGCGGCATTGGCGGTATTAGGTGCGGTGGTAATCAAGTTTTCCTCCGTAAACCCAAATTTTATGCTGGGATTTACAATTGTTCAGGGTGCGAACCTCTGTTTTGCCATCGGTCAGGTCGGCTACAAGGTGGTGATGGAGCGTGCCGAGATTGAAGTGCCTCAGCGTACCGTGTTTGGTCTTTTCTACCTTGGCGCCCTCTGTGTTGCCCTGCCTGCGTTCCTGCTGCTTGGCAGTACCGACAAATTGCCCACCACCAACCTACAATGGGGCATTCTGATTTACCTTGGCACTATCGCTTCCGGTCTGGGCTATTTCCTGTGGAACAAGGGCGCGACCCTTGTGAATGCAGGCGCGCTGGCCGTGTTGAACAATGTTTTGGTGCCAGCAGGTATTATCGTGAATGTGCTGATTTGGAACCGCGATGCTGACCTGATGACGTTGGCGTTTGGCGGGGTGGTGATTCTCGCGTCACTCTGGCTCAATGAGACTTGGGTCAAAAAGAAAATCGACGCCACAGCTTAA
- a CDS encoding universal stress protein, translated as MGYKHILVAVDLSSDSEVLVQKGAALAAPLGAKLSLIHIDVNYAQLYTGLIDVNLVETRNRIIDEAQSQLNALARHAEYPVAHTLVASGDLADEITESINHYGIDLVLCGHHQDFWSTLISSAKQLINKTPVDMLMVPLPS; from the coding sequence ATGGGCTATAAACACATTTTGGTGGCAGTGGATTTGTCATCTGACAGTGAGGTGTTAGTACAAAAAGGCGCAGCACTGGCTGCACCCTTAGGAGCAAAACTCTCACTCATTCACATTGATGTGAACTACGCGCAGCTCTATACCGGCCTTATCGATGTGAATCTGGTGGAGACCCGCAACCGCATTATCGATGAAGCGCAGTCCCAACTGAATGCGCTGGCGAGACACGCCGAGTATCCCGTCGCTCATACACTGGTTGCAAGCGGCGATCTGGCCGATGAAATCACGGAGTCCATCAATCATTATGGGATTGATTTGGTGCTATGCGGCCACCATCAGGACTTCTGGAGCACCCTCATTTCATCAGCCAAACAGCTCATCAACAAAACGCCGGTCGACATGTTGATGGTGCCACTGCCAAGCTGA
- the uspB gene encoding universal stress protein UspB: MSGDALIIAIFFVTLVNILRYLSSLRTLLVMMRDANPLLYQQVARGNNFFAPQGDISRQKRLYHYIRSQEYMHHHDDAFIAKCNKVRHLFILSTTLVLLLVMSLFFVAFAGL; encoded by the coding sequence ATGAGCGGAGACGCCTTAATCATTGCGATTTTTTTCGTCACACTGGTTAACATCCTGCGCTATCTGAGCTCGCTGCGAACGCTGCTGGTCATGATGCGAGATGCCAACCCGTTGCTGTACCAACAAGTGGCACGCGGCAATAATTTCTTTGCACCGCAAGGTGATATCAGCCGCCAAAAACGTCTGTATCACTACATTCGCAGTCAGGAATACATGCATCATCACGACGATGCTTTCATTGCCAAATGCAACAAAGTCCGCCACCTATTCATTCTGTCGACAACGCTGGTACTTTTACTGGTTATGTCCCTCTTTTTTGTGGCATTTGCAGGACTTTGA
- a CDS encoding mechanosensitive ion channel family protein, with the protein MDRFLAWWQQSAEGLTFDWLEHIGLMLGAAAIAWLVWRLVFSKLLEISKKTRTQWDEIVLKAVSTPVSVFIWLWPTTFAMGSLIDVGAKVGTDWLIISRRVLLIVLMLWVMLRLVNAIEAHLSQSDKHDQTTVSAIGHVIRLLLAFIGVLTLLQEFGISLTGLLTFGGVGGLIVGLAAKDLLSNFFGGLMIYFDRPFSVGDWINSPDRNIEGTVERIGMRMTMIRTFESRPLYVPNSVFSNIVVQNPSRMRNRRINETIGIRYKDADKMGVIVADVKKMLETHPDIEQNATLMVNFDAFAGSSLNFFIYTFTKTINWARYHEVKQDVMLKIVEIVHAHGADFAFPTRTIAFDRDDGMEAQIPLNHELAPAPDKN; encoded by the coding sequence TTGGACAGATTTCTTGCGTGGTGGCAGCAAAGTGCTGAGGGCTTAACTTTTGACTGGTTGGAACATATCGGCCTGATGCTTGGTGCAGCGGCAATCGCTTGGCTAGTATGGCGATTGGTGTTCAGTAAGCTGTTGGAAATCTCTAAGAAAACCCGTACCCAGTGGGACGAAATTGTATTAAAGGCCGTCAGCACGCCAGTGAGCGTGTTTATATGGCTATGGCCGACAACCTTTGCGATGGGCAGTTTGATAGATGTGGGTGCCAAAGTCGGTACGGATTGGCTGATCATATCGCGCCGCGTGCTGCTGATTGTGTTGATGCTCTGGGTCATGCTGCGTTTGGTGAATGCCATCGAAGCCCATCTTTCCCAGTCCGATAAACATGACCAGACTACGGTATCTGCTATTGGTCATGTGATACGTCTGCTGCTTGCCTTTATTGGTGTGCTGACCTTGCTGCAGGAGTTTGGGATTAGCCTTACCGGCCTTCTCACCTTTGGTGGTGTCGGTGGCCTGATTGTTGGTTTAGCGGCGAAAGATTTGCTGTCGAACTTCTTTGGTGGCTTGATGATTTATTTCGACCGTCCTTTCAGTGTTGGGGACTGGATTAACTCACCGGATAGAAACATTGAAGGTACGGTTGAGCGTATCGGTATGCGAATGACCATGATCCGCACGTTTGAAAGCCGCCCTCTATACGTGCCGAATTCGGTGTTTAGTAATATCGTGGTTCAGAATCCTTCGCGGATGCGTAACCGCCGCATCAACGAAACCATTGGTATCCGCTACAAAGATGCGGACAAGATGGGAGTCATCGTCGCCGATGTGAAAAAGATGCTGGAGACCCATCCGGACATCGAGCAGAACGCCACCCTGATGGTGAATTTTGATGCGTTTGCGGGTTCATCATTGAACTTCTTTATCTATACCTTCACTAAAACCATCAACTGGGCGCGCTACCACGAAGTGAAGCAGGACGTGATGTTGAAAATTGTCGAGATTGTTCATGCACATGGTGCCGACTTTGCCTTCCCGACCCGTACTATCGCGTTTGACCGCGATGATGGGATGGAAGCGCAGATCCCGCTCAATCATGAATTGGCGCCAGCACCGGACAAAAACTAG
- a CDS encoding NAD(P)/FAD-dependent oxidoreductase → MKQYDVVVIGAGAAGLMCVAQAGKRGRNVLVVDNGKKPGRKILISGGGRCNFTNYDVTAANFVCRNKHFPKSALAQYSQWDFFSMVNEYGIAWEEREHGQLFCIDSAKDIVEMLLKECDLPTVEQRYRCDVHDIEKTEDGFTLKLDTDTVSCQSMVVATGGLSMPKLGATPFGYQIAEQFGLARIPTTAGLVPFTLHDKDKAAFADLSGIAIPVTITTESGALFKENLLFTHRGLSGPVVLQVSSYWTPGEEVEVNLLPDLDVVETINAMRDKHPAQSLKNSLARLLPKRLVEAMIERGDIQDKPLKQLNPKDIAALGDYLHQWHIAPNGTEGYRTAEVTLGGVDTDELSSKTMETKKVPGLYFVGEVMDVSGWLGGYNFQWAWSSGWVAGQHV, encoded by the coding sequence ATGAAGCAGTATGATGTAGTGGTCATTGGCGCAGGCGCAGCAGGCCTGATGTGTGTCGCGCAGGCAGGTAAGCGTGGTCGCAACGTGCTGGTGGTTGATAATGGCAAAAAACCGGGTCGGAAAATTCTGATCTCCGGCGGTGGCCGCTGCAACTTTACCAACTATGACGTTACAGCTGCTAACTTCGTTTGCCGCAACAAACACTTTCCGAAATCTGCCCTGGCGCAATACAGCCAGTGGGACTTCTTCTCCATGGTTAATGAATACGGTATTGCGTGGGAAGAGCGCGAGCATGGCCAGCTGTTCTGTATCGACTCTGCCAAAGACATTGTTGAAATGCTGCTGAAAGAGTGCGACCTGCCGACCGTTGAACAACGTTACCGCTGCGATGTGCATGATATCGAAAAGACCGAAGACGGCTTCACACTGAAGCTGGATACGGACACCGTAAGCTGTCAGTCAATGGTGGTGGCAACCGGTGGTCTTTCCATGCCGAAGCTCGGTGCGACCCCGTTCGGTTATCAAATCGCTGAACAGTTTGGGCTGGCACGCATACCAACGACTGCTGGTCTGGTGCCGTTTACTCTGCATGATAAAGACAAAGCGGCGTTTGCGGATTTGTCTGGTATCGCGATTCCAGTGACTATTACCACCGAAAGCGGCGCGCTGTTTAAAGAGAACCTTCTGTTTACCCACCGTGGTTTGTCTGGTCCTGTGGTCCTTCAGGTGAGCTCTTACTGGACGCCAGGCGAGGAAGTGGAGGTCAACCTGCTGCCGGATTTAGACGTGGTGGAAACCATCAACGCCATGCGTGACAAGCATCCCGCACAGAGCCTGAAAAACAGCCTGGCGCGTCTACTGCCAAAGCGTCTGGTGGAAGCCATGATCGAACGTGGCGACATTCAGGATAAGCCTCTTAAGCAGCTAAACCCGAAAGACATTGCCGCGCTTGGTGATTATCTACACCAGTGGCACATCGCACCAAATGGTACCGAAGGCTACCGCACAGCAGAAGTCACGCTGGGCGGTGTGGACACCGATGAGCTTTCATCAAAAACCATGGAAACCAAGAAGGTGCCTGGCCTGTATTTTGTTGGCGAAGTGATGGACGTTTCCGGTTGGCTCGGTGGTTACAACTTCCAATGGGCCTGGAGCTCAGGCTGGGTAGCAGGGCAACATGTTTAA
- a CDS encoding serine hydrolase domain-containing protein: MTSDRQQHLQATTTAFAALFQHQSTFLGDAATFSADTLILSLKATSSPTALPIGSITKLFTLVGILILSHQKKLVLTNPVCAYFDQDDRYPIPPEATILHVLSHRVSFGDYVKESYDAGKNLSVLTKKDIETHIQQKTGVEVLEDPVYSNSCYFLLGLLIERVAEMPWEAFTQTFIFDPAEMKTARFTTEACGHEYGEGGYVEQTELVLNIAFSAGAICCSASDLLSFVKALRKDVFFPLPMLTHLLKSSSLSAHVDNDEEKGAYCIGGYVPGIEASLTFTSDFTQAAAVISRYGTGQVDKLATCLLSREPLSTQLKYDKTTFSLQLETGEYHLPAEDRKELLKYLPEKSLARFSTITLTKNDGVFDVKYGDGLQSQLNFYEAVGFIDGYLPIRFKRYQKDGAIHLSIREYLGIRLIRA; encoded by the coding sequence ATGACATCCGATCGTCAGCAGCATCTACAGGCGACCACCACCGCGTTTGCAGCGCTTTTTCAACATCAAAGTACGTTTTTAGGCGATGCTGCGACTTTTTCAGCAGACACATTAATACTGTCGCTGAAAGCGACCTCCTCGCCCACTGCCTTACCTATAGGTTCGATCACCAAGCTCTTTACCCTTGTCGGTATATTGATTCTGTCTCATCAAAAAAAGCTGGTGTTAACCAATCCTGTCTGCGCCTATTTTGACCAAGATGACCGCTACCCGATCCCCCCAGAAGCGACGATATTACATGTCTTATCTCACCGGGTTTCATTCGGGGACTATGTCAAAGAGAGCTATGACGCAGGCAAAAACCTATCAGTGCTAACGAAGAAGGATATTGAAACCCATATTCAACAGAAAACCGGAGTGGAAGTGCTCGAAGACCCTGTGTACTCAAACTCTTGTTATTTTCTTCTCGGGTTACTTATCGAGCGCGTCGCTGAAATGCCTTGGGAAGCCTTTACTCAAACCTTTATTTTCGACCCGGCGGAGATGAAAACCGCCCGCTTTACGACCGAGGCCTGTGGTCATGAATATGGCGAAGGAGGATATGTCGAACAAACGGAGCTTGTACTCAACATCGCTTTCAGCGCTGGGGCTATATGCTGCTCGGCGTCGGACCTATTAAGCTTTGTTAAGGCGTTGCGAAAAGACGTTTTCTTTCCGCTACCGATGCTAACCCACCTACTGAAATCAAGCTCGCTCAGCGCTCACGTTGATAACGACGAGGAAAAGGGAGCATACTGTATCGGTGGCTACGTGCCTGGCATAGAGGCATCCCTGACCTTCACATCAGATTTCACTCAAGCCGCTGCTGTTATCTCTAGATACGGCACAGGGCAAGTCGACAAGCTTGCCACTTGCCTGTTATCTAGGGAGCCTCTGTCTACCCAACTCAAATACGATAAGACAACATTTAGCCTGCAACTAGAAACAGGTGAATACCATTTACCGGCAGAAGATAGAAAAGAGCTACTCAAGTATCTTCCAGAGAAAAGCCTTGCTCGTTTCTCCACCATCACGCTGACCAAAAACGACGGTGTATTTGATGTTAAATACGGTGATGGCTTACAGAGTCAGCTCAACTTTTATGAAGCAGTAGGATTTATCGACGGCTATTTGCCCATTCGGTTTAAGCGTTACCAGAAAGATGGGGCAATACATCTAAGCATCAGAGAATACCTTGGCATCAGGCTTATCAGAGCTTAA
- a CDS encoding aldo/keto reductase, translated as MQSDSGDKSIIAGFWRTNAWGLSDQALNRFICELIDIGVTDFDHAYVYRSEESFGEALALSPTLRSRANIITKCGIRGVGKGALDARSVSHYDSSKETILSSVDHSLKALKTDYVDTLLLHRPDYLMDVEEVNDALNTLKQQGKVRRFGVSNFSVSQFSLLQDALDVTLCTNQFEFSPFQTEALDNGLFDQCYQNRIRPMIWSCLGGGRLFDPQDEVTQRLSESLGEVMEEVGVSSLAELIYAWVLAIPSQPRIITGSGKIDNIRPLVEASKVSLSREQWYQIWAAAVGHGVK; from the coding sequence ATGCAGTCAGATAGCGGTGATAAATCGATAATTGCTGGCTTTTGGCGTACGAATGCTTGGGGACTTTCCGACCAAGCGTTGAACCGCTTTATCTGCGAGCTCATTGATATTGGTGTGACCGATTTTGATCATGCCTATGTTTATCGCAGTGAAGAAAGCTTTGGTGAAGCATTGGCGCTTTCACCGACATTACGAAGCCGGGCTAACATCATTACCAAGTGTGGCATTCGAGGTGTAGGCAAAGGCGCTCTTGATGCTCGCAGCGTCAGCCATTACGACTCTTCCAAAGAAACTATCCTGTCGTCGGTCGATCATTCATTGAAAGCGCTTAAAACGGATTATGTCGACACCTTGCTGTTGCACCGTCCAGACTACCTGATGGATGTAGAGGAAGTGAATGACGCATTAAATACACTAAAGCAGCAGGGTAAAGTCCGCCGTTTCGGTGTGTCCAACTTTAGTGTGTCCCAGTTCTCGCTATTGCAAGATGCGCTGGATGTGACGTTATGCACCAATCAGTTTGAGTTTTCTCCCTTTCAGACAGAAGCTCTGGACAACGGGCTTTTCGATCAATGCTACCAAAACCGCATCCGTCCAATGATCTGGTCTTGTTTGGGAGGTGGTAGATTGTTTGACCCACAGGATGAGGTCACTCAGCGATTATCAGAGAGCTTGGGTGAGGTGATGGAAGAGGTTGGTGTCTCCTCATTGGCTGAGCTTATCTATGCTTGGGTATTGGCGATACCTAGCCAGCCAAGAATCATTACCGGCTCGGGAAAAATAGATAACATTCGCCCTTTGGTCGAAGCCAGTAAAGTCTCTTTGAGCAGGGAGCAGTGGTACCAGATATGGGCTGCAGCAGTCGGGCACGGAGTAAAATAA